A single Nicotiana tabacum cultivar K326 chromosome 5, ASM71507v2, whole genome shotgun sequence DNA region contains:
- the LOC107782765 gene encoding putative WRKY transcription factor 70, whose translation MEPENYTQSRLEKVTEKLNRGRELTRRLREMIKKPEARAGDGSVILTEELVGKIMSSFSETLSILRSNECSEVSQILKSTEDSSGSCKTSSLKDRRGHYKRRKTLETTINETSTLVDDGHAWRKYGQKHILNAKYPRNYFRCTNKFDQGCEANKQVQRIQENPPLFRVTYYGHHTCKTFPKVSQMICDSPTDEDSSVLLNFNSTSNHHHFLDLMEGTVDFVDLSFEF comes from the exons ATGGAGCCTGAAAATTACACACAGTCTCGTCTGGAAAAGGTAACGGAAAAGTTGAATCGCGGCCGGGAACTCACGCGCCGGCTAAGAGAAATGATAAAGAAACCTGAAGCACGCGCCGGAGATGGATCTGTAATATTGACCGAGGAATTGGTGGGGAAAATcatgagttcattttctgagacTTTATCGATACTAAGATCTAACGAATGCAGCGAAGTTTCTCAAATTCTGAAGTCGACTGAAGACTCAAGTGGTAGTTGCAAGACTTCGTCACTGAAAGATCGACGAGGACACTACAAAAGAAG GAAAACTTTAGAGACAACCATTAACGAAACCTCAACTTTAGTGGATGATGGCCATGCATGGAGAAAATATGGTCAGAAGCACATTCTCAATGCCAAATATCCAAG GAACTACTTTAGGTGCACTAATAAATTTGATCAAGGATGCGAAGCAAACAAACAGGTGCAAAGAATTCAAGAAAATCCGCCACTATTTCGAGTCACGTACTATGGTCATCACACATGCAAAACTTTTCCTAAGGTTTCTCAAATGATCTGTGATTCACCAACTGATGAAGATTCTTCAGTTCTACTTAACTTTAATTCTACCAGTAATCATCACCATTTTTTGGATTTGATGGAGGGAACTGTTGATTTTGTGGATTtatcttttgaattttaa